ATAAACAGCGTAATCACCACCCCGCAGATGGCCCCAAATAAATGCGTACCCGAGGATACCGGATCACGCCAGCCGATCTCCATCTCGCCATCCTCCGCCAGAAATCCCGTCGCTGAAGGGTGACATTATCCGGAAATCCGCCGCAAAAAACCAGCGAGCCTTTTCGACGCATCCCCCCCCGAGTTCGTCCCCTCTTGCCAATCGAACCAATCGATTGGCGAAGCATTCCGATCGGAGAGATTCGCGCCGCCACTCCCGACGCGCTCCGACTCCACTCACGGAAGACGCGGCGGCGTGGGAAACTCCGAGAAATCGTGATACCCGGTCATTTCGATGGCGTCGGCGTGGGCATTGGCCAGCCGTCGCAACTGCGCCAGGGACGCGAGTCGCTGATGATTGTCCGCCGCGCGAAATGTCGCCAATTGCGACACGGGATGATCGTCCGTTGATAATTCGACCCGCAGATAATACGCATCGCCAACATGCAGCAGCCAGCGATCGCCATCTGCAATTGCAACCCCGCAATGCCCCACGGTATGCCCCGGTAGCGACACCAGCCGAATGTCTGCATCGTCGAACGGTAGCCGCACCGCAGGCAGGCCAAACCACGCATCCTCAGCGAACGCAACCGTTTGCCAATGCGGATGATGCGCGAATTGCGCGGCCGAATATCGGGCATCCCCGGCCAGAATCGCCGCATGTTCCCGGTGGGACAGATGCACCGCCGCGTGCGGAAAATCGGCCAGCCCACCGACGTGATCGGGATCGCCATGCGTCAGGACGATATCGCGCACCTGATCGGCGGCAAACCCCATCGCTTCGATTTGTCGAATGGCGGTCAGCGATTCATGAAACTGAAAGCCCGCCGCCTGAATCGCCGCCTCCCCGACCCGCTCCATCGGATTGGCCCGATCCAACAGCCCCAACCCCGAATCGACCAACACCAGCCGATCGCCCCGCACCACAACCAAACCATGACAAGCCGCCGGCGGAAACGGCGGCGCATGCAAGTACCCACAATTCAGGTGCAAAATCGTCATCGAATCGCCATTCCTTTCATGAATCCGAGTCATCGCTGGCGGGGGAGATGGAAAAATGGATTCAGCGGATATCTGGGATCATTTCCCCCGTTGCGCTAAATCTCGGCAATTTCACCTATCTATTCGATGTCGGGAATTCGTACTTCGTCTTCATTCTGCGATAACTCACTCGATGGGCCAGATGATCGAATCGTGAAGTGACGGTTCGTTGTCATTTGCGCCGTCTCGATGTCCTGTGATGAAAGCAGTATGAAATGATATCCGATCCAGTGTCGTCTGCGATAATCTTCTTGCCAATGAGTATTTGCTAGTAGGACGATCATCATTGCTGATACTCTCAAGACGGAACGCATCGACGAGTCATCTTGTCATGTTCACTTGCGAATTAAGCCAGTAGGGATCCATCTCAAAATGAAAGACAAAACGAGCCATCCAATGGACAAAATCATCGATAACGCAATCATCGACCCGTACTTTTCGTCATACGAAAAGTTTTTTGATCACGACTGGGCCGCGACAATCTTAGCCGCGGTCAAGGACTCCACGCTCGAAAATGCCGTGAACGGTCTTATGGTCGCGTGGCGTTCGACGAACGGTGCGCACATTCTACCATCGCACATGGTCGAGAGTTTGAGGCGGTATGCAGAGTCTAAGATGGAAGCGAGTCTGCACTCTCGGGAAAGGTATTCAGAGCTTGTGATCGAGGTGATCGCGGGCACGTTGGTGGACCGGATGCAGTGCGAGCTGACCCATGAGCAGACGCGTTCATTGAAATTGGCCGTCGCCGAGATCGAGGGGGAGGTACGCAAGTCGATGAAGTCGAATCAGCAGCGGGGCCAGTTCGACGTGGCCCAGTATTGGGAATCCCTCGTCAACCACTCAGAGTTCCGGTTCAGCATCCTCGGCACTCAGCGGATTAATTACGGGGCGCTGTTCTTCGCTTACGAGGACTTTATCGCTAACGTGATCAGGACTAAGGACTTCGCATACACGTCGAAGGGGGCAAACAACCAGATCGACAAGGTTTTCCCGAAACACTTCGGCACGTCGCTTGGCAACCTCTGCTGGAACGACGACGAAGTACAACTCGCGAAACTGGTCAGGAATGCTTTGGTCCACAATGGCGGGCGGTTCGGGGAGGATTTGGAGAAATTCAGGTCGCGGTTCGTGACCGTGACTCAACTCGACAATGCTCTGCTGTGTGGCGAGAAATTCAACCTCGTGAACAACAAGATTCAGATCATGCCGGACAATACTCGCTATCTATTCTGCGTGCTCAAGGAGCGAGTCACGAGGATCGTTGATGAGGTCAAGTGATTAGCGGGAGTGAACGACGGCGGATGAGTTGACCCGCGAAATGTGACCCACCAATCGGTGGGAGCGGTGCCAACCAATGCATTAGCATAGCAGAAATGTCGGAAGGATGGCCATTCGATCGTGGGGCTGTTGGGGATGGGAGGGGGACAATTGGCCGGAGGGGGCGAGGCTCCGGCCGGGGGGGGTTAGCGGGTGGTGATGGTGGCACCGGCGGCGGCATCAACGGCGGCACCAACGGCGGCATCGATTGCGGCATTGGGGGCAGAGGCTTCGGGTTCGATGTCGGCGACAATCGGTTCGATCACGCGCATCGATTTCCAGCGGCCGGTGCGGAATCGGAACAGGAAAATTAACGCCAGGGTGATGATGTACAGACTGGCAAATCCCCAGGCCCAATTCAGTCCCCAGCGTTCCTGATATGCCAAATAGTAGGTCGGCACGACCATCATCGGCCAGGACAGCACCAGCGACACCAACGTCACAAATCGCGTATCGCCCGCTCCGCGCAGCGCGAACGAGAAGATCAGCCCCATGCTGTCGAACAGCGAATAAATGGCGATGAAAATCAGCAGAGTGCGAATCAGGGGGGCGACCTGATCGAATTTCTCCTGATTTTCCGTGCTTTCAAACAGCATGATGAACAACGATGGGACCGTGATGTACAATATGGCGATCGACGCCATGTAGCCCCAGGCCATCTTGAATGAGGTGAGCGTGCTGCGTTCGGCAAGGTCGGGTCGATCTTGGCCGAGTCGCTGGCCGACCATCACGGCCACCGCTTGACCGACGCCCATCATCGGCAAGAAGGCCGTCATATTGATGGTGAAGGCAATGGACGAGGCGGCCAATTCGATTTCGCCAAACCAGCCGATGATCGCCATGAACACGGTGAAGGCGGTGATGTCCAGCATCCATTGGAAGCCACTGGGCATGCCGAATCGGAGCAATCGGCGGAACAGTTTCGGGTCGAAGCGGGTGTCTGTGGTGGCGTAGATTTCGCGGAATTTCGGGGCGAGCATCCACATCAGGCCGATGATGGCGGGAATCCACGAGGCGGCAATGGTGGCGATGCCTGCGCCCATGACTCCCATCGCGGGGAAGCCGAATTTCCCGAAGATGAGCAGGTAATCCAGCACAGCATTGACGGCAAAGCCAATTCCGTTGAGCTGCATGACCCGCTGACTTTCGCCACGACCGGCGAAGAACCCGCTGATGGCGGCGAGGAGTAATGCGGGGAGTGACAGCCACGCCAGACAGCTAAAGTAGTCGCGCTCCATGGCCTGCAATTCGGGGGAGTGGCCGAGGCTGGCGATGATGCTGGGCGTGAACGGCAGCACGAGCAGAAAGAGCAACCCCGCGCCAATGGAAAAGTAAATCGCCTGCCACATGACGGGGCCGACGCGATTGTTCCGACCTGCGCCGCCGTATTGGGCGACGAAGGTGGTGACGTAGCTGGCGGTCATTTGCAGCAGAATGAACGGGACGTAGTAAATCATGGCCGTCATCATGACCGCCGAGACCGCATCGGGGCTGATTTTGCTCAGCATGATGCGGTCGATGGTGATTTGCAATGTCCAGAAGCAGTTGGAAATAATCAACGGCCAGGCGATGCGCCAGACTTCGGGCAGACTGGCGGCTTTGGGGTGGTCGGGCGGAAAGAGCGAATCGCCTTCGGGAGTTTCGGGGGCGTGGTTGACAGATTCCGCCATGCAAGCTCCTCAGCAGAGAAATCGGTTCTGCGGCTGATGGTGCAGCGCAGAAAAGGGAGAGTCTGCCGCAATCGGGTGGGAGATTCCAGGTCAGTTGTGGCAACAACTTCCCGAAACGCTTCCGCCAGGCGAATGCGACTCGTTCCCAGCTAGGAGTCGATTGCACGGGCGGAAGGTTCGCGCGGAGCGTTTCGCCGGGCGGATTCCCGGCTCAATTTGTCGAATTCGGCGTGGAACTAGTGGAATTCGGTGCCGTTTTTTCGCTCTAGATATTCAAAGCTGATCGCCTTCAGGGCCATGCGGGGGAAGTGTCGCCGTTGATGGAAGACGGGACGTTCTTCCTTGGCGGTAATGACAATTCCTTCGCGCCCGGCGAAGCCCTGAATCGCCTGTTTCGGGCAAATCGTGGTTGGCCCGGTGACGAGTTGTTCGACCATGGCCGCGGAGAAGGGGCCATCGAACAGAATCGGCACGGTGGGCACCGCGAATTGCTCGCACCAGCGGACTTTCTCGGCGAATGGCAGATAGCTGCCATCGACGGTGATGTCGAAGACGCGGAAGGTCCATTGGCCGCGTGTCATGCCGTAAGTCATGTCTTGGACGCCACTTCCGAAGATTTCGCCGAAGACGATGACATTGTGCTGATCTTGCGAAATTGCCAGAATCATCTCGCGCACGCCGGGCGTGTCGAGCGCTTGCCAGAATTGCGAGCGTTCGAGAATTTCTTCGACAACGGGATTGTCGGGATCGCCCGAGGATTTGTGGCGGATGCCAAATTCCTTGCGGCGCAGCGCGTGACTGCCAGCGGCCCAGGTCCAGGCCAATTCGCCGGTTTCGGAGGCTTCGAGAATCCGTCCCACGCGGCAGTTTTTGCCGTGCAGTTTCTCCGTCACCACCACCGGTTCCCCATCGGGAATCAGATCCGGGAAGTTGCGGTAATTTTCCAGATCGACATAGCGATGAAACACCGGATTGGCCCGCTCCGTGTCGCCATCATGGCTGACAATCGGCGGTTCCCATTTGCTCAGGCCCAGCACCGCGGCGACATCATCGCCCAGCGACCAACCTTCGGGGCGCGGCGGCAGAATATCCAGCTTGGTAATCATGCCATAACTGGGCTGACCGCGCAGACGAGCGACCGAGACACGGCCCGCATCCATCTGATGGGGACCGGCCGACTTGCCCAGCGATTTCAGATAGTTCCGCATGCCCAAACGATCCGCAAGCGGAAACGGCATCACGACATCGGGCGGGATATACACGCAGAGATCGCCGACTGAAAATTCGCCTTCGCCGCTTTCTTGTCGGCGGATACAGGTCTTCCATCCCTTGATGGTGGCAATCGCCAGCCGGTCCGCATTCGGGTGCGGTTCCACGGCATCGACCCGGCAAATTTCGACGATCAGACTGCTGCCCATGATTCATGGCTCCGATACGGGCACGGGAACAACAACCGGTGAACGGCACCTGGCACGCAGGAACCATCCACCGGAACGGGGTATCCAGAGTTTCCGCGATGCGGAATTAGTCGAGCTTTTCAAGCCAGATATTGCGATACTGCACGGGGTTGCCGTGGTCTTGCAGCAGAATCGGGCCGGGCTTGCAGGGATCGCCACCGGCACCGGCCCGCGTGTTATCGGTCGTCAGCTTGACGTTCTCATGGATGCGAACGCCATTATGATCGACGGTAATGCGGGCGGGTTCACGCTTCTTGCCGTTTTCGCAAACCGGTGCCCAAAATTCGATGTCATAGCTCTGCCAAATCGTGGGCGCTTTGCAGGCATTCACCAACGGCGTGGCGATTTCATAAATCCCGCCGCAATCGTTGTTTTTGCTCTTCAGTCCGTAGCTATCCAACACTTGCACTTCGTAGCGACCTTGGACATAAATCCCCGAGTTGCCCCGACCTTGACCGTTGGCGTTGGGCATGTACGGGACGCGGAATTCGACATGCAGCCGGAAGTGACCATCGAACAATTCTTTGGTGATCATATCGCCACCACCGCTGACCTGGACCGCGCCGCCATCCACCAACTTCCACTTGGCTTTGCCACCGCCGTTGCGATTGGTCCAAGCGTCAAGCGTTTTGCCATCAAACAAGACAATCGCCCCCTTGGGAGCGGGCGTGACATGCACATCCATCATGTCGGTTTTTTTGAGAATTTTAACGGTTTCAATGCTGCCATACGGCTCTTGAGCGGCGACGGTTGCCAGGAATAACCCCGCCAGCATCACGGTCAAGGAGAGTTTACGAATCACCGGAATCCCCCGCGGTTCAAGGAGTTCAGCCAGATCGATATGGGCCGACCCCCAGCGTATTCGCCCGCCGATGCGACCGCAAGCGTCCTCTCTCAAGTGGCGTGAGAATCTGCGTCATTCGTGGCAGACTGGGAGGGCAATTCTGCCGAACGCTGTTCCGAGAAGACCAGTTGCACCAACAGCCACCGTCCCATGGAATTGCGAATCTCCGCCCGAAAGCGCAATCGGCCCGATGCACTGCGAATCACCACCACCGCGAATTCCGCCACCCATTCCGGGGACAGTTCCGCAGCCGCGAGATAGGCCGGATAATGGGCCGCAAATCGCCGAATCGCCTCGGCCACCTCGGCATCCTCAATCGGCGGGTCGGCCACGCCTTCGGGAAATCGCAACCGAGTCTCCCCACCCGGCGGAATCCCCGAATCGACCGCCAACCGCTCCCGAATCGCCACGCCATTCACCGGCGAGGCCAACAATGCCATGCCAAACCGATAAAACGGCGACGATGGTAGATAGTCCCGTCGATCCATGATGAGTTCTTCGATCAACTTGGTTTATTTCACGCAGCCGGAAGCCACCTCACCCCGTTGCGCTGCGCATGCGATGCCGAAGTGCCCGTCAGGGAAGGGGTTGCGATGTTCGGAGCGGCCCGAGTCGGCGGCGGGGGATCCAGATTGCTTCTTATTCACGAAGACGCCACGGTTCGTTTCCACGGGCATTGTGGTAGATCGCCAGCACACGCACATGGTCAGCAACGATCCGATAGTAGACGGTGTACGGGAACCGTTTCAGCGTTGCTTCACGAATGTCGTCTTCTGCGAAAGCAAAACGGAGCGGTGATTCCGCAATGAGCGCGAATAAATTTTGACAATCGTCAAGAAATTGTTGTCCAAGTCCTGTTAATTGTTGTTCGTACCAACGATAGGCTTCGCGGATTTCTTCGCGTGTTGCTGGGTGAAATTGCAAAGGCGAATTCACGGGTGGTCTTCCACATGGGCACGGATTTCATCCCAGGTCAGCGCGATTTCGGGATTGTTGGTGAGTTCGCGATCCCGTTGTTGCAGTTGGAGTCGCTGTTCGGGAGTGATTTCAGGAGACGGAATTTGCCTCTCCAGACTCTCCCAGATTTCCATGGCGAGGGCGATTCGTTCGGGCGGGGAGAGCCGGTCAATCCCCAATTCTTTCATCAACTTGGTCATGATTGGTTCCGAGTGAGGGAAAGATGAACCATCATTATCGCATTTCGGATGTCGTTGCAAGCCTCACCCCGTCACGCTGCGCATGCGATGCCGAAGTGTCGGCCAGGGAAGGGGTTGCGATGTTCGGAGCGGCCCGAGTCGGCGGCGGGGGATGGGGCCGGGAATCCGACTCGGGGCGATTGACGGCGATTAGCTGGCGGGGGTCATGCCCAGGACAATGTCAAACTTGGCGGCGACTTCGCCAATCTTCGAGCCTTCCACCGGCTTGAAATCGATCACCACCATCGCTTTTTGCTTGGGATCG
This DNA window, taken from Tuwongella immobilis, encodes the following:
- a CDS encoding MBL fold metallo-hydrolase, with the translated sequence MTILHLNCGYLHAPPFPPAACHGLVVVRGDRLVLVDSGLGLLDRANPMERVGEAAIQAAGFQFHESLTAIRQIEAMGFAADQVRDIVLTHGDPDHVGGLADFPHAAVHLSHREHAAILAGDARYSAAQFAHHPHWQTVAFAEDAWFGLPAVRLPFDDADIRLVSLPGHTVGHCGVAIADGDRWLLHVGDAYYLRVELSTDDHPVSQLATFRAADNHQRLASLAQLRRLANAHADAIEMTGYHDFSEFPTPPRLP
- a CDS encoding MATE family efflux transporter, which produces MAESVNHAPETPEGDSLFPPDHPKAASLPEVWRIAWPLIISNCFWTLQITIDRIMLSKISPDAVSAVMMTAMIYYVPFILLQMTASYVTTFVAQYGGAGRNNRVGPVMWQAIYFSIGAGLLFLLVLPFTPSIIASLGHSPELQAMERDYFSCLAWLSLPALLLAAISGFFAGRGESQRVMQLNGIGFAVNAVLDYLLIFGKFGFPAMGVMGAGIATIAASWIPAIIGLMWMLAPKFREIYATTDTRFDPKLFRRLLRFGMPSGFQWMLDITAFTVFMAIIGWFGEIELAASSIAFTINMTAFLPMMGVGQAVAVMVGQRLGQDRPDLAERSTLTSFKMAWGYMASIAILYITVPSLFIMLFESTENQEKFDQVAPLIRTLLIFIAIYSLFDSMGLIFSFALRGAGDTRFVTLVSLVLSWPMMVVPTYYLAYQERWGLNWAWGFASLYIITLALIFLFRFRTGRWKSMRVIEPIVADIEPEASAPNAAIDAAVGAAVDAAAGATITTR
- a CDS encoding RNA ligase family protein, with amino-acid sequence MGSSLIVEICRVDAVEPHPNADRLAIATIKGWKTCIRRQESGEGEFSVGDLCVYIPPDVVMPFPLADRLGMRNYLKSLGKSAGPHQMDAGRVSVARLRGQPSYGMITKLDILPPRPEGWSLGDDVAAVLGLSKWEPPIVSHDGDTERANPVFHRYVDLENYRNFPDLIPDGEPVVVTEKLHGKNCRVGRILEASETGELAWTWAAGSHALRRKEFGIRHKSSGDPDNPVVEEILERSQFWQALDTPGVREMILAISQDQHNVIVFGEIFGSGVQDMTYGMTRGQWTFRVFDITVDGSYLPFAEKVRWCEQFAVPTVPILFDGPFSAAMVEQLVTGPTTICPKQAIQGFAGREGIVITAKEERPVFHQRRHFPRMALKAISFEYLERKNGTEFH
- a CDS encoding 3-keto-disaccharide hydrolase, with the translated sequence MIRKLSLTVMLAGLFLATVAAQEPYGSIETVKILKKTDMMDVHVTPAPKGAIVLFDGKTLDAWTNRNGGGKAKWKLVDGGAVQVSGGGDMITKELFDGHFRLHVEFRVPYMPNANGQGRGNSGIYVQGRYEVQVLDSYGLKSKNNDCGGIYEIATPLVNACKAPTIWQSYDIEFWAPVCENGKKREPARITVDHNGVRIHENVKLTTDNTRAGAGGDPCKPGPILLQDHGNPVQYRNIWLEKLD
- a CDS encoding type II toxin-antitoxin system RelE/ParE family toxin — translated: MNSPLQFHPATREEIREAYRWYEQQLTGLGQQFLDDCQNLFALIAESPLRFAFAEDDIREATLKRFPYTVYYRIVADHVRVLAIYHNARGNEPWRLRE
- a CDS encoding addiction module protein, producing the protein MTKLMKELGIDRLSPPERIALAMEIWESLERQIPSPEITPEQRLQLQQRDRELTNNPEIALTWDEIRAHVEDHP